The Lacrimispora xylanolytica genome has a segment encoding these proteins:
- a CDS encoding DUF5688 family protein, giving the protein MVYESFLETIKQSLKERLGSEYTLNIQPITKNNGLSLDGICIGRTGEKAAPTIYLNQFYNCHMEGVPIDEIINDILLLYQTNKLPDEVHLNDLTSPDHIKSRVIYRLINESANQAQLSQIPHISYPALDLCLVFSIYVHEAQDNLLTALILNSHLKTWNLSFGELQEAAKLNTPRLFPARIRSLSEVIKDIAIKSSQEEICEDDLLDFFDTEPLSPPMYVLSNHTGISGAACMFYEDILKDFAACTDSDLIILPSSIHEVLIIPNSKNVSIEELAETVFAINQEEVPVEDRLSNHIYFYSRSTDQLSVAFTSSVSIGTKNP; this is encoded by the coding sequence ATGGTATACGAATCATTTCTTGAAACCATCAAACAATCCCTGAAAGAACGTCTTGGCTCTGAATATACTCTAAACATTCAGCCCATAACAAAGAACAATGGATTAAGCCTGGACGGAATCTGCATCGGAAGAACCGGAGAAAAAGCTGCTCCCACCATCTACTTAAATCAATTTTACAACTGTCATATGGAGGGTGTCCCAATTGACGAGATAATTAACGATATTCTACTGCTCTATCAGACAAACAAGCTGCCAGATGAAGTCCATCTTAACGATCTCACTTCACCTGACCATATAAAAAGCCGTGTTATTTACCGCTTAATCAATGAATCCGCCAATCAGGCACAGCTTTCCCAAATCCCCCACATCTCATATCCAGCACTTGATTTATGTCTTGTTTTTAGCATCTATGTACATGAAGCCCAGGACAATCTTCTAACAGCCCTCATTCTAAATAGCCATTTAAAAACCTGGAATCTATCATTTGGTGAGCTGCAAGAGGCTGCAAAACTCAATACTCCCCGTCTGTTTCCAGCTCGAATCCGGTCACTTTCTGAGGTCATAAAGGATATCGCTATAAAATCTTCCCAGGAAGAAATATGCGAAGATGATCTTCTGGACTTTTTTGATACAGAGCCCCTTTCTCCTCCCATGTACGTTCTCTCCAACCACACCGGAATCAGTGGTGCCGCCTGCATGTTTTATGAAGATATATTAAAAGACTTCGCAGCATGCACCGACAGTGATCTAATCATTCTGCCCTCCAGCATTCACGAAGTCCTGATCATTCCTAACAGTAAAAACGTTTCTATCGAAGAGCTGGCTGAAACCGTATTTGCTATCAACCAGGAAGAGGTCCCGGTAGAAGACCGTTTATCCAATCACATCTATTTCTATTCCAGAAGTACGGACCAGCTGTCTGTTGCCTTTACTTCTTCTGTATCAATCGGAACAAAGAATCCATAA
- a CDS encoding DUF5048 domain-containing protein, which translates to MAYEVTQKDLDLLKQGTQEIYLKVELMDSTFKTLDSLEGQIINDSYSQDSESIQRRSYQFDLVVLNSSFIIGKDKKIWLDKRLRVFYGIKSVKTKEIIWYQLGVFCYLSMKYSFSNTEKKLSVSCGDLMSLYDGTLNGHLHGYGSSNNAPDYAVQNLTIPAGEDIRASVIATMKSAGIEKYIVEDIGKPIPYDLTFATGSTYADIWQKIRDLYDSWEFYFDADGTFIWRQIPTCLEDPVILNDRVMQNIVVNENADSKFDGIFNVTEVWGKVLTLEQEDRYADTSSYTNNTYGINLSMYTAWDSVDNLAQLAFKASDDNLAAPNFTINNFSPAIPIYDGDGNPLKPGVLKKDNIYVFRYRRLTPDQTALFLLGQFQCYGRYVEESPDCPYSVKNIGYEISQSVDYGNLSDDAACYNQAEYLTYKSTAMLDTINLSTLVVPWLEVNTKLEYTPRYNKETSQYIVKNLSWSIGDGTMSMTLYKFLESYSYVYGRKKKGAI; encoded by the coding sequence ATGGCATATGAAGTAACTCAAAAAGACCTGGATTTATTAAAACAAGGCACCCAGGAAATTTATTTAAAAGTAGAGTTAATGGACTCGACTTTTAAAACGCTTGATTCCCTGGAAGGACAAATCATAAATGACAGCTACAGCCAGGACAGCGAATCCATACAGCGCAGAAGCTACCAATTTGATCTGGTGGTATTAAACTCTTCCTTTATTATTGGGAAGGATAAAAAAATATGGCTGGACAAACGTCTGCGGGTCTTCTACGGTATCAAATCCGTAAAGACAAAAGAAATCATCTGGTATCAACTGGGAGTATTCTGCTATCTGAGCATGAAGTACTCCTTTTCAAATACCGAAAAAAAGCTATCCGTCTCCTGCGGGGACTTAATGTCCCTATACGATGGCACTTTAAATGGTCATCTCCATGGATACGGCTCCTCCAACAACGCCCCGGACTATGCCGTTCAAAACTTAACCATACCAGCCGGGGAGGATATCCGGGCTTCTGTCATTGCAACCATGAAGTCAGCAGGAATCGAAAAATACATTGTTGAGGACATTGGAAAGCCAATTCCCTATGACTTGACCTTTGCAACCGGAAGCACATACGCTGACATCTGGCAAAAAATCCGGGATCTATACGATTCCTGGGAATTTTATTTTGATGCAGACGGAACCTTTATCTGGCGTCAGATTCCCACCTGCTTAGAAGACCCGGTCATATTAAACGATAGGGTCATGCAGAATATCGTAGTAAATGAAAATGCCGATTCCAAATTTGACGGAATCTTTAATGTCACTGAAGTATGGGGCAAGGTATTAACACTGGAGCAGGAAGACCGATACGCAGACACTTCCAGCTACACAAACAATACGTATGGGATTAACCTAAGCATGTACACAGCATGGGACAGCGTAGATAACCTGGCCCAGCTGGCATTTAAAGCAAGCGACGACAATCTAGCTGCTCCAAACTTTACAATCAACAACTTCTCTCCCGCCATTCCGATTTATGATGGTGATGGAAATCCATTAAAGCCAGGGGTGCTTAAAAAGGATAATATTTACGTCTTCCGTTACCGACGTCTCACGCCTGACCAAACCGCCTTGTTCCTACTAGGACAATTTCAGTGCTATGGAAGATACGTAGAGGAATCACCGGATTGTCCCTACTCAGTGAAAAATATTGGTTATGAAATTTCACAGTCAGTGGATTACGGTAATTTAAGTGACGATGCCGCCTGCTACAATCAGGCAGAATATTTAACCTATAAGTCAACCGCCATGTTGGATACCATAAATTTAAGTACCTTAGTGGTCCCCTGGCTGGAAGTAAACACAAAACTAGAATACACTCCCAGATACAACAAAGAAACCAGCCAGTATATAGTTAAAAATCTAAGCTGGTCAATCGGTGACGGAACAATGAGTATGACTCTTTATAAGTTTTTAGAGAGCTATTCCTATGTATATGGGAGAAAAAAGAAAGGAGCTATTTAA
- a CDS encoding HD-GYP domain-containing protein, protein MRFSLNEFLISVSFALDFVEMDRLGRQSNHGKRTAFISLYIARELGLSKEELYDTAALAMLHDNGLSESSLYEVSAGEDFSVNDFERSKAHCVIGEKNVKGYPFLTAPENVILYHHERYNGSGFYGLSGDEIPLISQIIAAADGFEDRYQPDEAGNGKDVLVQWIEQEEGIVFSKDLGIALRKMAEDLSIWEKMADENVGKALSDEIPEFDCQLSFEEIQKITKIFSRIIDSKSHFTKRHSSGLAEKAAAMADFYGKDEEERTKLIIAADLHDLGKLAVPNSILDCPRALTDKEFKVVKKHVYYTRVALEKISGFEDITEWAANHHEKLNGKGYPFGKKGEELDFNSRLMGCLDIYQALTEERPYRKGMAHGEAMKVLGNMAGMGMIDEGIVKDLDEVFDGKVGI, encoded by the coding sequence ATGAGATTCAGCTTAAATGAATTTTTGATTTCCGTTTCTTTTGCACTGGATTTTGTGGAAATGGATCGGTTGGGGAGACAATCGAATCACGGGAAAAGAACGGCATTTATTTCTTTATACATTGCCAGAGAATTGGGATTATCAAAAGAAGAACTATATGATACGGCAGCTTTGGCTATGCTTCATGACAATGGATTAAGTGAATCCAGTTTATATGAGGTTTCGGCGGGAGAAGATTTTTCGGTTAATGATTTTGAACGGTCAAAGGCCCATTGTGTGATTGGAGAGAAGAATGTTAAGGGGTATCCTTTTCTTACAGCTCCTGAAAATGTGATTCTTTATCATCATGAAAGGTATAACGGAAGCGGATTCTATGGATTAAGTGGAGATGAAATTCCTTTAATTTCTCAGATTATTGCAGCGGCAGATGGATTTGAGGACAGATATCAGCCGGATGAAGCAGGGAATGGGAAGGATGTACTGGTACAATGGATTGAACAAGAGGAAGGCATAGTGTTCTCTAAGGACTTGGGAATTGCACTTCGTAAGATGGCGGAGGATTTATCTATTTGGGAGAAGATGGCGGATGAGAATGTGGGGAAAGCTCTATCTGATGAGATACCTGAGTTTGATTGTCAGCTATCCTTTGAAGAAATTCAGAAGATTACTAAGATTTTTTCCAGAATCATTGACTCCAAGTCTCATTTTACGAAACGTCATTCCAGTGGGCTCGCGGAAAAAGCAGCAGCAATGGCGGATTTTTATGGGAAGGATGAGGAGGAGAGGACAAAATTAATCATAGCAGCTGATTTACATGACCTGGGGAAGTTAGCGGTGCCTAATAGTATTTTGGATTGTCCAAGGGCGCTTACGGATAAGGAATTTAAGGTTGTGAAAAAACATGTGTATTATACCAGGGTTGCCCTTGAGAAGATCAGTGGATTTGAGGATATTACGGAATGGGCGGCGAATCATCATGAGAAGCTGAATGGGAAGGGGTATCCGTTTGGGAAGAAAGGGGAGGAGCTTGATTTTAATTCGCGGCTGATGGGGTGTCTTGATATTTATCAGGCGCTTACGGAAGAGAGGCCTTATCGGAAGGGGATGGCTCATGGAGAAGCGATGAAGGTGCTTGGGAATATGGCGGGGATGGGGATGATTGATGAAGGGATTGTGAAGGACCTGGATGAGGTGTTTGATGGGAAAGTGGGTATCTAA